The following coding sequences are from one Pyxidicoccus xibeiensis window:
- a CDS encoding sulfatase-like hydrolase/transferase, whose translation MSHPIHASPAASTGLRRRWDEARPLLGPALLWCVLHGLVSLLLFGGSLLSAVERLAPSLRPLLLAGSVVQALFLGLLTFVVTLPLVSLGRRYALVPPVLSAVAVAMLGVDALVLSSLGFHINGLVLAVALQPRALAETGLSSSEVWLAALGAVVLLGLDVWAGVRFVRRRQGPHRVLRAVLVLLALCAGERLLSAYLIFAHGGAVQHAATTLPLQAPVRMNTLLVRLTGHPPAAGLRLGVSPEAGVPAATIDPTAVRFTRRPDIVVILVESLRDDFFRPDVMPYLWRRAGSGTRFLLHHSAASSTDYSLFSLFFGLEAQRRDAVVGAGRTPLLFPALKANGYHQAFFAASSVDWMGLKDTVFRDVQGGLRTDYQGRSHVRDAAMVKDALAVVETAPKDTPLFLFLFFAGTHFDYDYPPRSAVFSPAWDGKGGLATARVPAEHLKARAWNAAYEVDTKVEALLSRFEAVRGTRPLILFTGDHGEEFREHGRVGHASDVTASQLHVPMLMFDERLPPGEVDAVTGHIDVVSTLFDLLGDTHDPADLGDGIPMSRPDPERYLLTTIGWEPRYALIGQKLKVRFGAGLPGTELTDIHDQPLPDGQARFAAEAPRILRRLRGDKEPPASVPASAPAAASPALP comes from the coding sequence ATGTCACACCCGATTCACGCCTCTCCCGCCGCGAGCACGGGGCTCCGCCGCCGGTGGGATGAGGCCCGACCGCTCCTGGGCCCCGCGCTGCTCTGGTGCGTGCTGCACGGCCTTGTCTCCCTCCTGCTCTTCGGAGGCTCGCTGCTGTCCGCGGTGGAGCGGCTCGCCCCCTCACTGCGGCCGCTGCTGCTGGCGGGCAGCGTCGTCCAGGCGCTGTTCCTCGGGCTGCTGACGTTCGTGGTGACGCTGCCGCTGGTGTCCCTGGGCCGCCGCTATGCGCTCGTCCCGCCCGTGCTCTCAGCGGTGGCCGTGGCGATGCTGGGCGTGGACGCGCTGGTGCTGTCGTCCCTCGGCTTCCACATCAACGGCCTGGTGCTGGCGGTGGCGCTCCAGCCGCGCGCGCTGGCGGAGACGGGCCTGTCCTCCTCCGAAGTCTGGCTGGCGGCGTTGGGAGCGGTGGTGCTGCTGGGGCTCGACGTCTGGGCCGGCGTCCGCTTCGTGCGGCGGCGCCAGGGGCCGCACCGGGTGCTCCGGGCGGTGCTCGTGCTCCTCGCCCTCTGCGCCGGGGAGCGCCTGCTGAGCGCGTACCTCATCTTCGCTCACGGCGGCGCCGTCCAGCATGCGGCCACCACCCTGCCCCTCCAGGCGCCCGTGCGGATGAACACGCTGCTGGTGCGCCTCACCGGCCACCCGCCCGCCGCGGGCCTGCGCCTGGGCGTGAGCCCGGAGGCCGGCGTCCCCGCGGCGACCATCGACCCCACCGCCGTGCGCTTCACGCGCCGCCCCGACATCGTCGTCATCCTGGTGGAGAGCCTGCGCGACGACTTCTTCCGTCCGGACGTGATGCCGTACCTGTGGCGGAGGGCGGGCAGCGGGACGCGCTTCCTGCTGCACCACAGCGCGGCCAGCTCCACGGACTATTCCCTCTTCAGCCTCTTCTTCGGGCTGGAGGCCCAGCGGCGTGACGCCGTCGTGGGCGCCGGGCGGACGCCGCTGCTCTTCCCGGCGCTGAAGGCCAATGGCTACCACCAGGCCTTCTTCGCCGCGTCCTCGGTGGACTGGATGGGGCTGAAGGACACCGTCTTCCGCGACGTGCAGGGCGGGCTGCGCACCGACTACCAGGGCCGCAGCCACGTCCGCGACGCCGCCATGGTGAAGGACGCGCTCGCGGTGGTGGAGACGGCGCCGAAGGACACGCCCCTGTTCCTCTTCCTGTTCTTCGCCGGCACGCACTTCGACTACGACTATCCGCCGCGCTCGGCCGTGTTCTCCCCCGCGTGGGATGGCAAGGGTGGCCTCGCCACGGCGCGCGTGCCGGCGGAGCACCTCAAGGCCCGCGCGTGGAACGCGGCCTACGAGGTGGACACCAAGGTGGAGGCGCTGCTGTCCCGCTTCGAGGCCGTGCGCGGCACCCGGCCGCTCATCCTCTTCACCGGGGACCACGGCGAGGAGTTCCGCGAGCACGGCCGCGTCGGCCACGCCAGCGACGTGACGGCGTCCCAGCTCCACGTCCCCATGCTGATGTTCGACGAGCGGCTCCCCCCGGGCGAGGTGGACGCCGTCACCGGCCACATCGACGTGGTGTCCACGCTGTTCGACCTGCTCGGCGACACCCACGACCCGGCGGACCTGGGCGACGGGATTCCGATGAGCCGGCCGGACCCGGAGCGCTACCTGCTCACCACCATCGGCTGGGAGCCGCGCTACGCGCTCATCGGACAGAAGCTCAAGGTGCGCTTCGGCGCGGGACTCCCCGGCACCGAGCTGACCGACATCCATGACCAGCCGCTGCCGGACGGGCAGGCCCGCTTCGCCGCCGAGGCCCCGCGCATCCTCCGCCGGCTGCGCGGTGACAAGGAGCCGCCCGCTTCCGTGCCGGCCTCCGCGCCCGCCGCCGCGAGCCCCGCACTGCCCTGA
- a CDS encoding LysR family transcriptional regulator gives MPPRKLVRHLVWLESFAAAVEAGSIEAAAVHLGVARSVVSEHIRALEEALAEGASLLERGPGRRLQLTARGERLFAGTQTPLHQLDMKRLRDLASAEPVVRLGLNPTLSLSLLGNVAREAAATGLKLVLSFGGPHELTRQVQTRQLDLALDFTPLPPHEGVESESLLRMPFVVLAGPENALVRDAASRRTLHVKELEGQPFVDWLRDDPYGGANSARFTTHGVTVVEVARAESFLLIYELLRAFHACAIAPDLRLMHPFPPDIRAWPLREEEPQAVEVVALWPSGSLSPGAGRLLDGLRRPLMGGR, from the coding sequence ATGCCCCCGCGCAAGCTCGTCCGGCACCTCGTCTGGTTGGAGTCCTTCGCCGCCGCGGTGGAGGCCGGCAGCATCGAGGCCGCGGCGGTGCACCTGGGCGTGGCGCGCTCCGTGGTGAGCGAGCACATCCGCGCCCTGGAAGAGGCGCTGGCGGAGGGCGCATCCCTCCTCGAGCGGGGCCCCGGCCGCCGGCTGCAGCTCACCGCGCGCGGTGAGCGCCTGTTCGCGGGGACGCAGACGCCGCTGCACCAGCTGGACATGAAGCGGCTGAGGGATTTGGCCAGCGCCGAGCCGGTGGTGCGCCTGGGCCTCAATCCCACCCTGTCGCTGTCCCTGCTCGGCAACGTCGCCCGCGAGGCCGCGGCCACCGGACTCAAGCTGGTGCTGAGCTTCGGCGGCCCCCACGAGCTCACCCGGCAGGTCCAGACGCGACAGCTCGACCTCGCCCTGGACTTCACCCCGCTGCCTCCCCACGAGGGAGTGGAGTCGGAGTCCCTGCTGCGCATGCCCTTCGTGGTGCTCGCGGGCCCGGAGAACGCGCTGGTGCGTGACGCCGCCTCCCGACGGACGCTGCACGTGAAGGAGCTGGAGGGGCAGCCCTTCGTGGACTGGCTGCGGGACGACCCCTATGGAGGGGCCAACAGCGCCCGCTTCACCACCCATGGGGTGACTGTCGTGGAGGTGGCTCGCGCGGAGAGCTTCCTCCTCATCTATGAGCTGCTGCGCGCCTTCCATGCCTGCGCCATTGCCCCGGACCTGCGCCTGATGCACCCCTTCCCACCCGATATCCGGGCCTGGCCCCTCCGGGAGGAGGAGCCCCAGGCCGTGGAGGTGGTGGCCCTCTGGCCCTCGGGCTCCCTCAGCCCAGGGGCCGGGCGGCTCCTGGACGGGCTGCGTCGCCCTCTCATGGGTGGACGATAA
- a CDS encoding aromatic amino acid hydroxylase, giving the protein MTPTERTIARLPAHLRRYVVSQDYAAYTARDQAVWRNILGKLRGHLADKAHPVYLEGLAATGIGAECIPSLDEMNEKLSRLGWACVGVRGFIPPAVFTELQALGVLAIAADIRTHEHIEYTPAPDIVHESAGHAPIIANRRYAEYLKACGLVGFKAIASVEDQAVFEAIRNLSVVKEDPEATEEEVSHAQARLEAASASRRYVSESTRASRLYWWTAEYGLIGDVERPRIYGAGLLSSIGEAHHCLTPEVKKLPLSVACADTEYDITRMQPQLFVARDFEHLFEVLNEFESTMAWKRGGDFGLEEALRARTVNHLVLADGREVTGKVVGMVAAPKPVAEGLSTALVRLDGPILASRGGKAVDVKPWNGQALVAFGAGKLPERGAFKLSLESGLELEGFATDGGEVLVLRGRMEGRPLELPAVARLFITSHLPSVAGGPADPESWDRWFGELSAFSEGDGEAKARSRKALSLHPSLAALYREVRQMREARAVKPERLAQIAAAATDFPDDWLLRTEVEELRAPRA; this is encoded by the coding sequence ATGACTCCCACGGAACGGACGATTGCCCGCCTCCCCGCCCATCTGCGGCGCTACGTGGTGAGCCAGGACTACGCGGCTTACACGGCTCGGGACCAGGCCGTGTGGCGCAACATCCTGGGCAAGCTGCGCGGCCACCTAGCAGACAAGGCCCACCCCGTCTACCTGGAGGGCCTGGCGGCGACGGGCATCGGCGCGGAGTGCATCCCCAGCCTGGATGAGATGAACGAGAAGCTGTCGCGGCTGGGCTGGGCCTGCGTGGGCGTGCGCGGCTTCATTCCCCCCGCCGTCTTCACGGAGCTCCAGGCGCTGGGCGTGCTGGCGATTGCGGCGGACATCCGCACGCACGAGCACATCGAGTACACGCCGGCGCCGGACATCGTCCACGAGAGCGCGGGCCATGCGCCCATCATCGCCAACCGCCGGTACGCGGAGTACCTCAAGGCGTGCGGGCTGGTGGGCTTCAAGGCCATTGCCAGCGTGGAGGACCAGGCCGTCTTCGAGGCCATCCGCAACCTGTCCGTGGTGAAGGAGGACCCGGAGGCCACCGAGGAGGAGGTCTCCCACGCGCAGGCACGCCTGGAGGCGGCCAGCGCCAGCCGCCGCTACGTCAGCGAGAGCACCCGGGCCAGCCGCCTGTACTGGTGGACGGCCGAGTACGGCCTCATCGGCGACGTGGAGCGCCCGCGCATCTACGGTGCCGGCCTGCTGTCCAGCATCGGCGAGGCGCACCACTGCCTCACCCCCGAGGTGAAGAAGCTGCCGCTGAGCGTGGCCTGTGCCGACACGGAATACGACATCACCCGGATGCAGCCGCAGCTCTTCGTGGCGCGCGACTTCGAGCACCTCTTCGAGGTGTTGAACGAGTTCGAGTCCACCATGGCGTGGAAGCGCGGCGGGGACTTCGGGCTGGAGGAGGCGCTGCGCGCCCGCACCGTCAACCACCTGGTGCTGGCCGACGGCCGCGAGGTGACGGGCAAGGTCGTGGGCATGGTGGCCGCGCCGAAGCCGGTGGCGGAGGGACTGTCCACCGCGCTGGTCCGCCTGGACGGCCCCATCCTCGCGTCGCGCGGGGGCAAGGCCGTGGACGTCAAGCCGTGGAATGGTCAGGCCCTGGTCGCCTTCGGCGCGGGGAAGCTGCCCGAGCGCGGCGCCTTCAAGCTGTCGCTGGAGAGCGGCCTGGAGCTGGAGGGCTTCGCCACCGACGGCGGCGAGGTGCTGGTGCTGCGAGGCCGGATGGAGGGGCGCCCGCTGGAGCTGCCCGCGGTGGCCCGGCTCTTCATCACCTCGCACCTGCCCTCGGTGGCGGGCGGCCCCGCGGACCCGGAGTCGTGGGACCGCTGGTTCGGTGAGCTGAGCGCCTTCTCGGAAGGGGACGGAGAGGCGAAGGCCCGCTCGCGCAAGGCCCTGTCCCTGCACCCGTCGCTGGCCGCGCTCTACCGCGAGGTCCGGCAGATGCGCGAGGCTCGCGCCGTGAAGCCCGAGCGGCTGGCCCAGATTGCCGCCGCCGCCACGGACTTCCCCGACGACTGGCTGCTGCGCACCGAGGTGGAGGAGCTGCGCGCGCCCCGCGCCTGA
- the mrpC gene encoding Crp/Fnr family transcriptional regulator MrpC: MHGFNRPLGPIGSNVVAPLQTTSSGMMVTANKLIPGQEAIDFKGYFKVESFPHNSTIYRPGDNTDRVYLLKSGRVRLMRIGKNSTRSVVSILRPGDLFGELFRPEGTPIEEMAVAAGEAEVWSIEGRDFRAQLEARPALAVDVVRAYAERVRSLRKRVLGLTFKEVPARLADTLLTLVEAHGERCPHGGETDLRGITQQDLADLVGASRSFVSTLINEMKREGVLGNVGRILCVRDQKALRKIASKEK; encoded by the coding sequence ATGCACGGTTTCAATCGCCCCCTCGGCCCTATCGGTTCCAACGTCGTGGCGCCGCTGCAGACGACGAGCTCCGGGATGATGGTCACCGCGAACAAGCTCATCCCCGGGCAGGAGGCCATCGACTTCAAGGGGTACTTCAAGGTCGAGTCCTTCCCGCACAACTCCACCATCTACCGCCCCGGCGACAACACGGACCGCGTCTACCTGCTGAAGTCCGGCCGCGTGCGCCTGATGCGCATTGGCAAGAACAGCACCCGCTCGGTGGTGTCCATCCTCCGCCCGGGCGACCTGTTCGGCGAGCTGTTCCGCCCCGAGGGCACGCCCATCGAGGAGATGGCGGTGGCCGCGGGTGAGGCCGAGGTGTGGAGCATCGAGGGCCGTGACTTCCGCGCCCAGCTCGAGGCCCGCCCGGCCCTGGCGGTGGACGTGGTCCGCGCCTACGCCGAGCGCGTTCGCTCGCTGCGCAAGCGCGTGCTGGGCCTGACCTTCAAGGAGGTTCCGGCCCGCCTGGCGGACACCCTGCTCACGCTGGTGGAGGCGCACGGCGAGCGCTGCCCGCACGGCGGTGAGACGGACCTGCGCGGGATTACGCAGCAGGACCTCGCGGACCTTGTCGGCGCCTCGCGCTCCTTCGTGTCCACGCTCATCAACGAGATGAAGCGCGAGGGCGTGCTCGGCAACGTCGGCCGCATCCTCTGCGTGCGCGACCAGAAGGCGCTGCGCAAGATTGCCTCCAAGGAGAAGTGA